A window of the Tachysurus fulvidraco isolate hzauxx_2018 chromosome 6, HZAU_PFXX_2.0, whole genome shotgun sequence genome harbors these coding sequences:
- the tex30 gene encoding testis-expressed protein 30, which translates to MVAFSEEKVSIPFGSKVLGGALTVPETECVQTALILTHGAGGDMNLKSLMSLAQASATSGLLCLRFTCKSLNLVHRVKAYEAAVSYLKSLDKFPLSNIFLGGRSMGARAAVSLGRRMCVEEDVNIRGLLCVSFPLHPPGQTHTHVKRSEDLRGLSYIPVLFVSGTADNMCERLLLERVVEQMESPSSVHWVEGANHGLAVKGRTEESVLDEVNSHIITWILKHV; encoded by the exons ATGGTGGCTTTCAGTGAG GAAAAGGTGTCCATCCCATTTGGATCTAAAGTGCTAGGTGGTGCTTTGACGGTTCCTGAAACAGAATGTGTACAAACAGCTCTCATCCTTACACATGGAGCAGGTGGAGATATGAACCTGAAGTCATTAATGTCACTTGCACAAGCTTCTGCCACTTCTGGTTTGCTCTGCCTTCGATTCACATGCAAAAGCCTGAATCTGGTGCACAGAGTGAAGGCCTATGAAGCAGCTGTG tcGTACTTGAAATCCCTTGATAAGTTTCCGCTGAGTAACATTTTTCTCGGGG GACGTTCGATGGGAGCTCGAGCTGCTGTGAGTCTTGGCAGACGAATGTGTGTCGAGGAAGATGTTAATATCCGAGGtctcttgtgtgtgtcttttcctCTACATCCTCCTGGACAAACACATACTCATGTAAAACGTAGTGAGGACCTGAGAGGACTTTCCTACATTCCTGTACTCTTTGTATCAGGGACTGCAGACAACATGTGTGAAAGG CTACTTCTGGAACGTGTTGTGGAGCAGATGGAAAGCCCAAGCTCTGTGCATTGGGTGGAGGGAGCCAATCATGGACTGGCAGTGAAGGGGAGAACTGAGGAG